A single Triticum dicoccoides isolate Atlit2015 ecotype Zavitan chromosome 2A, WEW_v2.0, whole genome shotgun sequence DNA region contains:
- the LOC119354545 gene encoding small RNA 2'-O-methyltransferase-like, giving the protein MPTATATATPKAVIHQRYGAKAVYRVDEVREAVDGVCPGLALPQSTRCVYRCQLDIPGVLSVSTPGTFVRKKDAEQAAAQIAIEKLGIQPTSNIPNTPEEAWEELISRISYFFTDENFPTSSHPLVGHLSVTLRRTGDFLGKIPISAIVACDVKVQTLCKIIDPKAEFDPLLVLSMIYNAAKQSPGVSVSNRNFWIQSQRPYSSEAVDLALQCWSGISDPIRVEAVLIPCAMEDEPKMVSLNISENEHYMGDIALKLSATDSSHVLVSRTVDKASSEMRFYFPAPDVQFVSDLSKQLVDDRGDRNMNCVINKRASYISGQTIYGDAVLANVGYTRRDTELQTDHVNLCTYYRILLRKLPDGIYKISKDSILVAELPCVYTRTSWKGPSPRDLLCSFCRLQRLSEPYFAANRVSASCNVLGSAVGSEEMGSLKATAGNQCANDGRIAKENPDMFKCSVKIYSKKRDLLLEYSTDYSWSKETDAIQNSALKVLIWFNRYFKQLNTPVEKLYLPKSTDGFTIYPNIFLQEFAMCLSVYGKTSGGDSRTCSAVGYFSMDTSYQQLESSAFLTDIDGQDSGVFPSHGSLACISYSAHLFMKDSRKRYLLEVNNEFEFEIGAGAVRNQLESCATQLSVNQSACFVDQLSDRDLSLAAACELSLDLSKICRDSCVLEFSVKVLQVTEPLEDRMEKALFNPPLSKQRVEFAVRHINQLHATTLVDFGCGSGSLLDSLLEHPTTLEKIVGVDISRKGLTRAAKSLHQKLSKKLLLQSSVPTAVLYHGSVTDFDSRLYGFDIGTCLEVIEHVEEDQASLFGNIVLSSFCPAVLIVSTPNYEYNPILQRSALPNKEEKREQDAGSCKFRNHDHKFEWTRSQFQHWATGLAASHNYCVEFSGVGGSSDEPGYASQIAVFRRLARDQGESSLNEDDSHQPYEVLWEWPNASISSH; this is encoded by the exons CTTGGTATTCAGCCCACATCAAATATCCCTAATACACCCGAAGAAGCTTGGGAGGAACTTATTAGTCGGATATCTTACTTTTTTACAGATGAG AACTTCCCCACATCATCTCATCCTCTTGTTGGGCACTTGAGTGTGACACTCAGAAGAACTGGGGATTTCCTTGGAAAGATACCTATTTCAGCTATTGTTGCTTGTGATGTTAAGGTCCAGACATTGTGTAAAATTATTGACCCTAAGGCAGAATTTGATCCTCTCTTGGTTCTTTCGATGATCTATAATGCCGCCAAACAATCTCCTGGTGTATCTGTTAGTAACAGAAACTTCTGGATTCAGAGTCAAAGGCCTTATTCCTCTGAGGCTGTTGATTTGGCACTTCAGTGCTGGTCTGGTATTTCAGATCCCATAAGAGTAGAAGCAGTTCTTATTCCTTGTGCGATGGAGGATGAACCTAAGATGGTAAGCCTTAATATATCAGAGAATGAACATTACATGGGTGATATAGCATTGAAGCTCTCTGCAACCGACTCATCTCATGTCCTTGTCTCAAG AACAGTTGACAAAGCATCCTCTGAGATGAGGTTTTATTTCCCAGCTCCGGATGTACAATTTGTTTCTGATTTATCAAAACAATTGGTGGATGATCGTGGAGATCGCAATATGAACTGTGTAATAAATAAGCGAGCTTCCTATATTTCTGGCCAAACAATTTATGGAGATGCAGTTTTGGCAAATGTGGGATACACAAGGAGAGATACAGAACTTCAAACTGATCATGTCAATCTATGTACCTATTACAG GATTCTTCTGAGAAAATTACCTGATGGAATTTACAAGATCTCCAAGGACTCGATTCTTGTGGCAGAGCTTCCGTGTGTTTATACTCGTACCAGTTGGAAAGGCCCCTCTCCACGAGATCTCCTTTGTTCTTTCTGTCGCCTCCAGAGGCTATCAGAACCCTATTTCGCTGCCAATAGGGTAAGTGCATCCTGTAATGTCCTAGGATCAGCTGTGGGCTCTGAAGAGATGGGGTCACTAAAAGCAACCGCAGGAAATCAGTGCGCAAATGATGGAAGGATTGCCAAGGAAAACCCAGACATGTTCAAGTGCTCTGTCAAAATATATTCAAAGAAGAGGGACCTTTTACTAGAGTATTCTACAGATTATAGCTGGAGCAAGGAAACTGATGCTATTCAGAATTCTGCGTTGAAGGTCTTGATTTGGTTCAATCGTTATTTTAAGCAGCTGAACACGCCTGTGGAGAAGCTATATCTTCCTAAGAGCACTGATGGCTTCACGATATATCCGAATATATTTTTACAAGAATTTGCAATGTGCTTATCTGTCTATGGCAAGACAAGTGGTGGTGATTCAAGAACATGCAGCGCAGTTGGATATTTTTCTATGGATACATCATATCAGCAGCTTGAAAGCAGTGCATTTTTAACAGACATTGATGGTCAAGATTCTGGCGTTTTTCCATCCCATGGATCGTTGGCTTGCATAAGCTACAGTGCTCACCTGTTTATGAAGGACAGCAGAAAGAGATACCTCCTAGAAGTCAATAATGAGTTTGAGTTTGAGATAGGGGCTGGAGCTGTTAGGAATCAGCTTGAATCATGTGCAACTCAACTCTCAGTTAATCAAAGTGCATGCTTTGTAGATCAACTGTCTGATAGGGATTTGAGCCTGGCTGCAGCTTGTGAGTTGTCACTGGACCTTTCCAAGATATGTAGAG ACAGCTGCGTCTTGGAGTTCTCCGTAAAGGTGTTACAAGTAACTGAACCTTTAGAAGATAGAATGGAGAAGGCCTTGTTCAATCCCCCTTTATCTAAACAGAGGGTTGAATTTGCTGTTCGGCACATCAACCAGCTGCATGCTACAACATTG GTTGATTTTGGTTGTGGATCTGGTAGCCTTCTTGACTCACTGTTAGAGCATCCAACAACCCTTGAAAAAATTGTTGGTGTTGATATTTCTCGAAAGGGTCTTACGAGAGCGGCAAAG AGCCTTCATCAGAAGCTTAGCAAGAAACTCTTGTTACAAAGTAGTGTTCCAACAGCTGTGCTCTATCATGGATCAGTAACAGATTTTGATTCTCGCTTATATGGGTTTGATATTGGCACCTGTCTTGAG GTGATTGAGCATGTGGAGGAGGACCAAGCAAGTTTATTTGGCAACATTGTATTGAGTTCATTCTGTCCGGCGGTGCTCATTGTTTCCACACCCAACTACGAATACAACCCTATCCTCCAGAGGTCAGCTTTGCCAAACAAGGAAGAGAAACGGGAACAAGACGCTGGGTCTTGCAAGTTCCGCAACCATGACCACAAGTTTGAATGGACGAGGTCCCAGTTCCAGCACTGGGCTACTGGCCTCGCTGCAAGCCACAACTACTGTGTGGAGTTCAGTGGCGTTGGCGGCTCGAGCGACGAACCTGGCTATGCTTCCCAGATTGCTGTTTTCAGAAGATTGGCGAGAGATCAAGGTGAATCTTCCCTGAACGAGGATGATTCGCATCAACCTTATGAAGTTCTCTGGGAATGGCCTAACGCATCTATATCGTCTCACTGA